A window of Deltaproteobacteria bacterium contains these coding sequences:
- a CDS encoding metal ABC transporter permease, protein MSEFLTDLGRQTFLQYALLTGILASVACGVIGSYVVTRRITYIAGSIAHSVLAGLGFARYCQVVYHWEWFDPLIGAMAAAIISALVIGAVSLRAKQREDTIIGAVWAVGMALGILFIFRTPGYNENLMSYLFGNILLVSADDLRLIAGLDVIIIIVGLFFYNQLLAVCFDEEFARLRGLNVDAYYLMLLCLTALTVVLLVTVVGIVLVIALITLPAAVAGHFSKKLWHMMIISGLLTVFFTTAGLACSYGPDLPAGATTIVIAGLVYLVVTALSSILHLKRS, encoded by the coding sequence ATGTCTGAATTTCTGACGGATCTCGGCCGGCAGACGTTTCTCCAGTATGCCCTTCTGACGGGCATCCTGGCAAGCGTAGCCTGCGGTGTCATCGGCAGTTACGTGGTCACCCGGCGGATAACCTACATTGCCGGAAGCATCGCCCACAGCGTGCTGGCCGGTCTCGGGTTCGCGCGGTACTGCCAGGTGGTGTACCACTGGGAATGGTTTGATCCGCTCATTGGAGCCATGGCGGCGGCAATCATCTCGGCGCTCGTCATCGGTGCCGTCAGCCTCAGGGCGAAACAGCGGGAGGACACGATCATCGGTGCCGTCTGGGCCGTCGGTATGGCGCTGGGCATCCTGTTCATCTTCCGGACACCCGGCTATAACGAGAACCTCATGAGCTATCTCTTCGGCAACATCCTCCTCGTTTCCGCCGACGACCTGCGGCTTATCGCGGGCCTTGACGTCATCATTATCATCGTCGGGCTCTTCTTTTACAATCAGCTTCTCGCCGTGTGCTTCGACGAAGAGTTCGCCCGCCTTCGAGGACTGAACGTGGATGCATACTATCTCATGCTGCTCTGTCTCACGGCGCTCACGGTGGTCCTGCTGGTAACCGTTGTGGGGATCGTCCTGGTCATCGCCCTTATTACCCTGCCCGCCGCCGTGGCCGGTCATTTCTCAAAAAAACTCTGGCACATGATGATCATATCGGGATTGCTGACCGTGTTCTTCACCACCGCCGGACTCGCCTGCAGCTATGGCCCGGACCTGCCGGCGGGGGCCACGACGATCGTCATTGCCGGCCTGGTGTACCTGGTGGTCACGGCCCTTTCGTCGATCCTGCACCTGAAGCGCTCGTAA
- a CDS encoding enoyl-CoA hydratase/isomerase family protein has protein sequence MKTAIWERNGTVAVVTMTRGENRHNLAFARHMCGTFDEILGDPAVTSVVLTSSDACYWSVGVDVDWVAERLSEGDQGSVREFLYALNELFKTMLVYPLPVIAAINGHVAANGLVLACACDFRFMRKDRGFARFPEVDLGIPFLPGMIEITAKAVPRHLFEELKYTGIRMTAAVLEEHHVITKACDTEEHLLEEVFRFARSMNKNRAVFGEMKRRMNRTIIRVIDEEDPPFIEGGKLWYQ, from the coding sequence ATGAAAACAGCGATATGGGAGCGGAACGGCACCGTCGCTGTCGTCACCATGACCCGGGGTGAGAACCGGCACAACCTTGCCTTCGCCCGGCACATGTGCGGTACTTTCGACGAGATCCTCGGGGACCCGGCGGTCACCTCCGTTGTTCTCACCTCAAGTGACGCCTGCTACTGGTCGGTCGGCGTCGATGTCGACTGGGTGGCGGAGCGGCTGTCCGAAGGAGATCAGGGCTCGGTCCGGGAGTTTCTCTACGCGCTCAATGAGCTTTTCAAAACCATGCTCGTCTATCCGCTGCCTGTCATCGCCGCCATAAACGGACATGTGGCGGCGAACGGCCTGGTGCTCGCCTGCGCCTGCGATTTCAGGTTCATGCGGAAAGACCGGGGATTCGCCCGGTTCCCCGAGGTCGATCTGGGTATTCCCTTCCTGCCGGGAATGATCGAGATAACGGCAAAGGCCGTCCCGCGTCACCTCTTTGAAGAACTGAAATATACGGGCATCAGGATGACGGCGGCGGTCCTCGAGGAACATCATGTCATTACAAAGGCCTGCGACACGGAGGAGCATCTCCTTGAGGAGGTGTTCCGGTTCGCCCGGTCGATGAACAAGAACCGCGCGGTCTTCGGTGAAATGAAACGGCGGATGAACCGCACCATCATCCGCGTCATCGACGAGGAGGACCCGCCGTTCATAGAAGGTGGAAAACTCTGGTATCAGTGA
- the surE gene encoding 5'/3'-nucleotidase SurE has translation MRVLLTNDDGIYADGLRSLFNELSKDADCLIVAPETEQSAVGHAITLARPLMVRKVKRNGRFYGYAVAGTPADCVKLGVKELSEKPVDLVVSGINVGANVGINVIYSGTVSAATEGAILGIPSMAVSLDTRTETADFAVAARWARKLVSLLMENSFTRMVTLNVNIPALPEDRIKGVVVTRQGRARLVEAFEPREDPRNNLYYWLAGETLLSEGEDEHSDASALAQGFISITPIQFDLTRLEVLDELKDRIGAFLSTE, from the coding sequence ATGCGGGTTCTTCTGACGAATGATGATGGAATTTACGCCGATGGGCTGCGCTCTCTGTTTAATGAACTGTCGAAGGACGCGGACTGTCTGATCGTCGCCCCGGAGACGGAACAGAGCGCCGTCGGTCACGCGATCACCCTCGCCCGGCCGCTGATGGTGAGGAAGGTGAAGCGCAACGGGCGCTTTTACGGGTATGCCGTGGCCGGAACGCCGGCGGACTGCGTCAAGCTGGGCGTCAAGGAGCTGTCTGAAAAACCGGTGGATCTTGTTGTGTCGGGGATCAACGTCGGTGCCAACGTCGGCATCAATGTCATTTATTCCGGCACCGTATCGGCGGCGACGGAAGGAGCCATCCTCGGTATCCCCTCCATGGCAGTATCCCTTGACACGAGAACGGAAACGGCCGACTTCGCCGTGGCCGCCCGGTGGGCCCGGAAGCTGGTGTCGTTACTCATGGAGAACAGCTTCACCCGGATGGTGACACTGAACGTCAACATCCCCGCCCTGCCCGAAGACCGGATCAAAGGAGTGGTCGTTACGCGCCAGGGGCGGGCCCGTCTGGTCGAGGCCTTTGAACCCCGGGAGGACCCCCGGAACAATCTCTATTACTGGCTGGCGGGGGAAACGCTCCTTTCCGAGGGCGAGGACGAACACTCCGATGCCAGCGCTCTCGCGCAGGGATTCATATCAATCACGCCAATCCAGTTCGACCTGACCCGTCTGGAGGTGCTGGATGAACTGAAGGATCGGATCGGGGCCTTTCTCTCTACCGAATGA
- a CDS encoding alpha/beta hydrolase, translated as MMKEGSVFFNAGTIKLEGLMGVAGTVKGAVVTHPHSQMGGSMANNVVSAMVAAFQGKEYRTLRFNFRGVGRSGGFFDNGIGEQDDVAAACAALRKTGATELVLSGYSFGAWVNARLLGSQGGDFSDVIVVSPPIDFMEFDFSPLAGRCGLIICGDRDQFCPLGPLKEAAGGVGARLEIIRGADHFYFGHERAICEYLSDYLENSAPAH; from the coding sequence ATGATGAAGGAAGGATCCGTTTTTTTCAATGCCGGGACCATCAAACTCGAGGGGCTGATGGGCGTTGCCGGAACCGTAAAGGGGGCCGTTGTCACCCATCCCCATTCGCAGATGGGAGGCAGCATGGCCAACAACGTGGTCTCCGCCATGGTCGCCGCGTTTCAAGGCAAAGAGTACCGGACGCTTCGGTTCAACTTCCGGGGGGTCGGCCGGAGCGGGGGCTTTTTTGATAACGGCATCGGTGAACAGGACGATGTGGCGGCGGCCTGTGCCGCTCTCCGGAAGACGGGGGCCACGGAACTCGTTCTCTCGGGATATTCCTTCGGGGCCTGGGTGAACGCCCGGTTACTCGGTTCACAAGGGGGAGACTTTTCCGATGTTATCGTGGTCTCACCGCCGATCGATTTCATGGAATTCGATTTTTCTCCCCTGGCGGGCCGCTGCGGACTCATCATCTGCGGAGACCGGGACCAGTTCTGTCCTCTTGGCCCGTTGAAGGAGGCCGCGGGCGGCGTCGGTGCCCGCCTCGAGATCATACGAGGTGCAGACCATTTCTACTTCGGACATGAGCGGGCGATCTGCGAGTATCTTTCGGACTATCTGGAGAACAGTGCCCCCGCTCACTGA
- a CDS encoding penicillin-binding protein activator: MRGTHTRRSLSTMRGGTYGAFGIIVILLLVISSCATLFPAKEEAPILLPGEVPESVRPLFIMAEDALEGKQYDAALVLYGELAAQVEGGKVLWWAFLRKGQIYLHQGEYGKALRELDRVPKRREGDPLYNEARYFRALAYKERGMLDAAESLTKELLKEPLTSRRKAELEYLRGDLFMEREAYDRALEAYVEALAEPASGELAGTLRGRIEDIVRNRLTVKQREAALSRYQRDYPSDIILLSLARSYLAADDLEKARRAVETFLSRHEGHPFFEEGRILKEEIEARASVRPFTIGCILPLTGEYAAYGIRALDAIVFAAGIFEPSQKSRVTLIFEDSGSDPGSAAAAVDRLAADNVIGIIGPLGSAPSLAAAERAQEAHVPILTLTQLDTVAETGDYVFRNSMTPRMQIQTLVAYAVDNLGMKSFAVLYPDDPSGIGMVHLFWDEIDRRGGRIRGIEGYAVDQTDFGEEIKALTGLNVLEEGIAAGEEVEPIIDFDALFVPDTAERVSMIAPQLAFYDVTAVQLLGTSEWNDAERLTAAGDYLEGAVFTDGFFANSSKPEVLDFIDGFYAAFGREPVTLEALAFDATRIMIRVIEDRSVRSRSELKDALLNLERFEGVTGVTRMTPTGDTEKTLSILRVHNDEIVQVH, from the coding sequence TTGAGAGGAACCCATACGCGACGGTCCCTGTCGACCATGCGGGGCGGAACATACGGTGCCTTCGGAATAATAGTGATACTGCTGCTGGTGATCAGCAGCTGTGCCACCCTGTTCCCGGCCAAAGAAGAAGCGCCGATCCTTCTGCCTGGAGAGGTGCCTGAATCGGTGCGGCCCCTCTTCATCATGGCCGAGGACGCGCTGGAGGGGAAGCAGTACGACGCGGCCCTTGTTCTCTATGGTGAACTGGCGGCGCAGGTCGAGGGAGGAAAGGTCCTGTGGTGGGCCTTCCTGAGAAAGGGCCAGATCTATCTTCACCAGGGGGAATACGGCAAGGCCCTGCGCGAGCTCGACCGCGTTCCGAAACGCCGTGAAGGTGATCCGCTGTACAATGAAGCACGCTATTTCCGTGCCTTGGCGTACAAGGAGCGGGGCATGCTCGATGCGGCGGAGTCGCTGACGAAAGAACTTCTGAAAGAACCCCTGACCTCCCGTCGTAAGGCCGAGCTCGAATACCTGCGGGGCGATCTTTTCATGGAACGGGAAGCCTATGACAGGGCACTGGAGGCGTACGTGGAGGCTCTTGCCGAACCCGCGTCCGGCGAGCTTGCAGGCACCCTCAGGGGAAGGATCGAGGATATCGTCAGGAACCGCCTGACCGTGAAGCAGCGGGAAGCGGCCCTGTCCCGGTATCAGCGCGATTATCCGTCGGACATCATTCTTCTTTCACTGGCACGCTCCTACCTTGCCGCCGATGACCTTGAAAAGGCACGCCGGGCCGTTGAGACCTTTCTTTCCCGGCATGAAGGTCATCCCTTCTTTGAAGAAGGAAGGATATTGAAGGAGGAAATAGAAGCGCGGGCCTCCGTCCGTCCCTTTACCATCGGGTGCATACTTCCCCTCACCGGCGAATATGCCGCCTACGGTATCCGGGCCCTCGACGCCATCGTATTCGCGGCCGGCATCTTTGAGCCTTCGCAAAAAAGTCGCGTTACCCTGATCTTCGAGGATTCAGGGAGCGACCCCGGCAGTGCCGCCGCGGCCGTCGACAGACTTGCCGCCGACAATGTGATCGGCATTATCGGTCCACTCGGAAGCGCTCCTTCCCTTGCTGCGGCCGAGCGCGCCCAGGAGGCGCACGTGCCGATCCTTACGCTGACCCAGCTCGACACCGTTGCGGAGACCGGTGATTATGTGTTCCGCAATTCAATGACGCCGAGGATGCAGATACAGACGCTCGTCGCCTATGCCGTCGACAACCTCGGCATGAAAAGTTTTGCCGTTCTTTACCCCGACGATCCTTCCGGGATCGGAATGGTTCATCTCTTCTGGGACGAGATCGACCGCCGGGGAGGCAGGATCAGGGGGATCGAGGGGTATGCCGTGGACCAGACCGATTTTGGAGAGGAGATCAAGGCGCTGACCGGGCTTAATGTTCTTGAAGAGGGGATCGCGGCCGGCGAAGAGGTGGAGCCGATCATCGATTTCGACGCCCTCTTCGTTCCCGATACGGCGGAACGCGTTTCAATGATCGCTCCCCAGCTTGCCTTTTACGATGTTACGGCGGTCCAGCTTCTGGGGACCAGTGAATGGAACGACGCGGAACGCCTGACAGCCGCCGGCGATTACCTCGAGGGGGCCGTATTCACCGATGGGTTCTTTGCAAACAGCAGCAAACCCGAAGTGCTTGATTTTATAGATGGATTCTATGCCGCCTTCGGGAGGGAACCGGTGACGCTGGAGGCGCTGGCCTTCGATGCGACCCGCATAATGATCCGGGTCATCGAGGATCGTTCCGTCAGGTCCAGAAGTGAACTGAAGGATGCCTTGCTCAACCTGGAACGGTTTGAGGGTGTCACCGGCGTGACGAGAATGACGCCCACGGGGGATACTGAAAAGACCCTCTCCATTCTCAGGGTTCACAATGATGAGATCGTACAGGTCCACTGA
- a CDS encoding universal stress protein: MDKTVLIPTDGSEYSTISLEYGIHLARAIGARIRGLCIIDIKVIQGPLLDDISGFTGISTSQDVVLLIEKSLNERADAILKSFHDRCGSGGVEAETIKRTGIVSEIIVEEAEGADCILMAQRGEHTAFIRRGLLGSTSESVVRMSGKPVIITPLEYREIRGLGLAYDGSGAAERALDIAADMAGTAGWPLSVISISGDPDHTRDLQARIDAALSGGETAYTVTIRDGKEEQEIISFTETPGVDMLIMGAYGHSRIRELILGSTTSYVIRNSTIPVLLIR, translated from the coding sequence ATGGACAAAACGGTACTGATACCCACTGACGGGTCGGAATACAGCACGATCTCCCTGGAATACGGCATACACCTCGCCCGGGCTATCGGTGCCCGGATCAGGGGGCTCTGTATCATCGACATCAAGGTCATCCAGGGACCGCTCCTCGACGATATATCAGGGTTCACGGGGATCTCCACTTCACAGGACGTCGTCCTGCTCATCGAGAAAAGCCTGAATGAACGGGCGGACGCGATCCTGAAAAGCTTCCATGACCGCTGCGGAAGCGGTGGAGTGGAGGCGGAAACAATAAAACGGACGGGCATCGTCAGTGAGATCATCGTCGAAGAAGCCGAGGGAGCCGACTGCATACTGATGGCCCAGCGGGGTGAGCATACGGCGTTCATCCGCCGCGGCCTTCTCGGCTCCACGTCGGAATCGGTCGTCCGCATGTCGGGCAAGCCGGTCATCATAACACCTCTCGAGTACAGGGAGATCAGGGGGCTGGGGCTTGCCTACGACGGAAGCGGGGCCGCGGAACGGGCCCTGGACATTGCTGCCGACATGGCAGGGACAGCGGGATGGCCCCTGTCAGTCATTTCCATATCGGGCGACCCTGACCATACCAGGGACCTGCAGGCTCGGATCGATGCCGCCCTTTCCGGCGGTGAAACCGCCTATACCGTCACCATCCGGGACGGCAAGGAGGAACAGGAGATCATCTCGTTCACGGAAACTCCCGGCGTGGACATGCTGATCATGGGAGCATACGGACACAGCAGGATCAGGGAACTGATCCTGGGAAGCACCACATCCTACGTCATCAGGAACAGCACCATTCCCGTTCTGCTCATTCGGTAG
- a CDS encoding amidohydrolase, with protein sequence MAGSYRIIDALCYLPTEEVMVDLVVSLPPQMARYLKDIFGPRVGPLLGMEAAELYDMKVSLTVDELRKAIAPKMRPLTMSVDAFVEQLDTMGVERAVIFKLDEETPSGIPGLPNDYYAEVVRNYPDRFIGIAGIDPLKGMAAVREIRRSYDLGLRGIAVRPFMFGIPPHHAKMYPLYATCVELDIPVWFHLSINYSTNTMEVERPIYLDLVAQDFPELKIIAGHGGWPWVNEMVAVAWRNSNIYIDIASYIPKYLAMPGSGWEPLMKFGNSILQDRILFASTWLFMGASIKELADGVRELPLKEEVKDKWLYRNAARLFGVEKDDGQ encoded by the coding sequence ATGGCAGGATCATACCGGATCATCGACGCGCTCTGCTATCTCCCGACGGAAGAGGTCATGGTGGACCTGGTCGTCTCCCTGCCTCCCCAGATGGCACGCTACCTCAAGGATATTTTCGGGCCGCGGGTCGGTCCCCTGCTGGGGATGGAGGCCGCGGAACTCTACGACATGAAAGTGTCCCTCACGGTGGACGAGCTGAGAAAGGCGATCGCACCGAAGATGCGGCCGCTTACCATGTCCGTCGATGCCTTCGTTGAGCAGCTCGACACCATGGGTGTCGAGCGCGCCGTCATCTTCAAGCTCGACGAGGAAACCCCCAGCGGCATCCCCGGGCTGCCCAACGACTATTACGCAGAGGTGGTCCGGAACTATCCCGACAGATTCATCGGCATCGCCGGCATCGACCCCCTCAAGGGAATGGCCGCGGTGCGGGAGATCAGGAGAAGTTACGACCTGGGGCTCCGGGGCATCGCCGTTCGCCCCTTCATGTTCGGCATCCCTCCCCATCACGCGAAAATGTACCCGCTCTATGCGACCTGCGTCGAACTGGACATCCCCGTGTGGTTTCACCTTTCCATCAATTATTCCACTAACACCATGGAAGTGGAACGGCCCATCTATCTCGATCTCGTCGCCCAGGACTTCCCCGAGCTGAAGATCATCGCGGGGCACGGGGGATGGCCCTGGGTAAATGAAATGGTGGCCGTGGCATGGAGAAACTCCAACATATACATTGACATAGCCTCCTATATCCCGAAATACCTGGCCATGCCGGGAAGCGGCTGGGAACCGCTCATGAAGTTCGGGAATTCCATTCTCCAGGACCGGATCCTCTTTGCTTCCACGTGGCTGTTCATGGGGGCAAGCATCAAGGAACTGGCGGACGGCGTCAGGGAGCTTCCCCTGAAGGAAGAGGTCAAGGACAAGTGGCTCTATAGGAACGCCGCCCGGCTTTTCGGCGTCGAAAAGGACGACGGCCAATGA
- a CDS encoding zinc ABC transporter substrate-binding protein — protein sequence MSDFFVTARRSMIFMAALILLGMPGAARAEATPVRIFVSILPQAYFVERIGTDKVDVNVLVGPGQSPATYEPTPKQMANLGVSRVYFRIGTPFETGFIEKIWRNFKKLEIVDTRKGVPLLYFRHHGEAEEPDPHIWLDPKRVKIQAATICRALCAIDPADSEHYSNNLRAFQEDLDRIDAEIATVLEPYRGQKIYVFHPAFGYFCDSYGLVQEAVEIEGKEPTPRQLSGLISRARQEGVRIIFVQPQFSRKGAETIAREIGGAVVPLDPLSGDYLQNLKEMAALIRTSLNRQRE from the coding sequence ATGAGCGACTTTTTTGTAACAGCTCGGAGATCAATGATATTTATGGCGGCGCTGATCCTCCTGGGCATGCCGGGAGCGGCACGGGCGGAGGCGACCCCGGTCAGGATATTTGTCAGCATTCTGCCCCAGGCGTATTTCGTTGAACGGATCGGCACCGATAAGGTCGATGTCAACGTGCTCGTCGGTCCCGGCCAGTCACCGGCCACCTATGAACCGACGCCGAAACAGATGGCGAACCTTGGTGTTTCCCGCGTGTATTTCCGGATAGGGACACCCTTCGAAACAGGATTCATCGAGAAAATATGGAGGAATTTCAAGAAACTGGAGATCGTCGACACCCGGAAAGGGGTGCCGCTGCTGTACTTCAGGCACCACGGCGAAGCGGAGGAACCGGATCCGCATATCTGGCTTGATCCAAAACGGGTGAAGATCCAGGCGGCGACCATCTGCCGGGCGCTTTGCGCCATCGATCCCGCCGACAGCGAGCACTATTCCAATAATCTCCGTGCCTTCCAGGAAGACCTTGATCGCATCGACGCCGAGATCGCAACGGTCCTCGAACCCTACCGGGGACAGAAAATATATGTCTTTCACCCCGCTTTCGGCTACTTCTGTGACTCTTACGGCCTGGTCCAGGAGGCTGTGGAGATCGAGGGAAAGGAACCGACACCCCGGCAATTGTCAGGACTGATATCAAGGGCGCGGCAGGAGGGAGTACGGATCATCTTTGTACAGCCCCAGTTTTCTCGAAAGGGCGCCGAGACCATCGCCCGCGAGATCGGCGGCGCCGTCGTTCCCCTCGATCCTCTTTCCGGGGATTACCTGCAGAACCTGAAGGAGATGGCCGCGCTCATCAGGACATCGCTGAACCGGCAGCGGGAATAA
- a CDS encoding transcriptional repressor, translated as MNGNNGQCDAASSLRRAGLNLTKQRLIVLGMLIDAERPLTAGHMMEKLNNVQSINKVTVYRTVTTLKEKGIIREIPTGDGVNFYEMACVHNPPHPHFYCRLCKKMTCLEAQDIFGDGDIWKELAASRVETVSISITGLCEQCRSRYRSGRGRPASGKERT; from the coding sequence ATGAACGGCAATAACGGACAGTGCGATGCCGCTTCGAGCCTTCGACGGGCGGGGCTGAACCTGACGAAACAGCGTTTGATCGTTCTCGGAATGCTCATCGACGCCGAAAGGCCCCTGACGGCCGGGCACATGATGGAAAAACTCAACAATGTTCAAAGCATAAATAAGGTAACCGTGTATCGCACGGTAACGACATTGAAAGAAAAGGGCATTATCAGGGAAATCCCCACGGGCGACGGGGTCAATTTCTACGAAATGGCCTGTGTCCACAACCCCCCGCACCCTCATTTCTATTGCAGGCTCTGTAAGAAAATGACCTGTCTCGAAGCGCAGGACATCTTCGGCGACGGGGACATATGGAAAGAACTGGCGGCTTCCCGGGTCGAAACGGTCAGTATCAGTATCACGGGATTGTGCGAACAATGCCGATCCCGTTACCGTTCCGGGCGGGGAAGACCGGCATCGGGCAAGGAACGGACATGA
- a CDS encoding phospholipase: MSDSRADDMTVKRRIWFLFLLLLTFCVPVETYGDGCECRHVKVLADGEYYPALIDAIDGAQRTITMAFFLFKTSGYEKSYPDTVVRHLIEAVRRDVRVTVILEQDSDARSSVTADNRETAERLEKGNVTVRFDGPGRTTHAKVVVFDDRYVLLGSHNLTNSALKYNHEMSLFIDSPAVAGEVLRYLGALH, translated from the coding sequence ATGAGCGATTCCAGGGCGGATGACATGACCGTGAAAAGGAGGATATGGTTTCTCTTCCTGCTTCTTCTGACCTTCTGTGTTCCGGTGGAGACATACGGTGACGGCTGTGAGTGCCGGCATGTGAAGGTTCTTGCCGATGGTGAGTATTACCCGGCCTTGATCGATGCCATCGATGGGGCGCAGCGAACTATTACCATGGCTTTTTTCCTTTTCAAGACGAGCGGTTACGAGAAAAGTTATCCTGATACGGTCGTCCGGCACCTGATCGAGGCGGTCCGGCGGGACGTCCGGGTAACGGTCATCCTGGAGCAGGACAGCGATGCCCGTTCGTCGGTAACCGCTGATAACCGGGAAACGGCTGAACGCCTGGAAAAAGGTAATGTAACGGTCCGGTTCGACGGTCCCGGCAGGACGACGCATGCCAAGGTCGTCGTTTTTGACGACCGTTATGTCCTTTTGGGGAGCCATAACCTGACGAACTCGGCCTTGAAATACAATCACGAAATGTCCCTTTTCATCGATTCTCCCGCCGTGGCCGGCGAGGTGTTGCGGTATCTCGGGGCACTTCATTGA
- a CDS encoding metal ABC transporter ATP-binding protein has protein sequence MTDQPVIEVRNVSFTYDGFPVLDRVDLTVMEYDFLSIVGPNAGGKTTLLKLILGLLKPSRGTVKVFGQIPEKARHRIGYMPQHTALDPLFPVSVLDVVLMGRLGMRGGMGFFKKGDREAAMKALREVEMDQLTKRSFAALSGGQRQRVLIARALVSSPDILLLDEPTSNIDIAVETELFDMLSHMNRKITIVLVTHDIGFVSQYVKHVACVNRKVVVHPTSEISGEMINEIYGTDVRMVRHDSDTMKRICDV, from the coding sequence ATGACAGATCAGCCGGTTATAGAAGTTCGGAACGTCTCGTTCACCTATGACGGGTTCCCCGTTCTGGATCGGGTGGACCTCACCGTCATGGAATACGACTTTCTTTCCATTGTCGGTCCCAACGCCGGGGGGAAGACAACCCTCCTCAAGCTGATCCTCGGCCTCCTCAAACCATCCCGCGGGACCGTCAAGGTGTTCGGGCAGATCCCCGAGAAAGCCCGTCACCGGATCGGCTATATGCCCCAGCATACCGCTCTTGATCCCCTGTTCCCCGTCAGTGTTCTTGACGTGGTCCTCATGGGCCGCCTCGGCATGAGAGGAGGGATGGGGTTCTTCAAAAAGGGAGACCGGGAGGCGGCAATGAAGGCGCTGAGAGAGGTCGAAATGGACCAGCTGACGAAACGTTCCTTCGCGGCACTTTCCGGCGGGCAGCGCCAGCGCGTCCTCATCGCCCGGGCCCTGGTCTCAAGCCCCGACATCCTGCTCCTTGATGAGCCGACCTCGAACATCGATATCGCCGTGGAAACGGAACTGTTCGATATGCTGAGCCACATGAACAGAAAGATCACCATCGTCCTGGTCACCCATGACATCGGGTTCGTCTCCCAGTACGTGAAGCACGTCGCCTGCGTCAACCGGAAAGTGGTGGTCCATCCGACCAGCGAGATATCGGGAGAAATGATCAATGAGATCTACGGCACCGATGTCAGAATGGTGCGACACGACAGCGATACCATGAAGAGGATATGCGATGTCTGA
- a CDS encoding M48 family metallopeptidase, translating into MTKRARIICVFIIVSFFLFACTTVPITGRKQLNLIPAQTMLSLSLQQYDEFLKAHTVSTDEQQTALVNKVGGRVKAAVEQYFTENRMSSTLKEFEWEFNLIESEEINAWCMPGGKVVVYTGILPYTQDEQGLAVVMGHEIGHAVAQHGSERMSQMLAVQLGGMALSVALSDKPEETKKLWMIAFGLGSQVGFILPYSRLQENEADRLGLTFMAMAGYDPNGAVSFWERMSEKQGGKSPPEFISTHPSDQTRIRNIKALIPQVMPYYEQAKTKG; encoded by the coding sequence ATGACAAAACGAGCCCGGATTATCTGTGTGTTCATCATTGTTTCATTCTTTCTGTTCGCCTGCACCACCGTCCCCATAACCGGACGAAAACAGCTCAACCTGATACCAGCACAGACCATGCTGTCTCTGAGCCTCCAGCAATATGACGAATTCCTTAAGGCACACACCGTGAGTACCGATGAACAGCAGACGGCGCTGGTCAACAAGGTGGGGGGCCGCGTCAAGGCAGCGGTGGAACAATATTTTACCGAGAACCGAATGTCCTCCACACTGAAGGAATTCGAATGGGAATTCAACCTCATAGAGAGCGAGGAGATCAATGCCTGGTGCATGCCCGGCGGTAAGGTCGTGGTATACACGGGCATTCTTCCTTATACCCAGGATGAACAGGGGCTTGCCGTCGTCATGGGCCATGAGATCGGTCATGCAGTCGCCCAGCACGGCAGTGAACGGATGAGCCAGATGCTGGCCGTTCAACTGGGCGGCATGGCACTCTCCGTCGCTCTCTCGGACAAGCCGGAGGAAACGAAAAAGCTCTGGATGATAGCATTCGGTCTCGGTTCCCAGGTAGGATTCATCCTGCCGTACAGTCGTCTCCAGGAAAACGAGGCGGACCGACTCGGCCTGACTTTCATGGCCATGGCGGGCTACGACCCGAACGGCGCCGTTTCGTTCTGGGAACGGATGTCGGAAAAACAGGGCGGAAAATCACCACCGGAATTCATCAGCACCCATCCCTCTGACCAGACCAGGATCAGAAATATTAAGGCCCTTATTCCCCAGGTGATGCCGTACTACGAACAAGCAAAGACAAAAGGATAG